The Triticum aestivum cultivar Chinese Spring chromosome 5A, IWGSC CS RefSeq v2.1, whole genome shotgun sequence genomic sequence GTTAACCGAGTACTGAGCATACATCAAATCAAGAAGGAACCTTCTCTTTGCATTAACATGAGAACTTCTTAGCTATCTACTTTTAACTGTCACTGGAATTTAGCCAACTTCACTGAATCTGTCTTAGGAAGCAAATATTTCAAACATTATCCCTACTGATATCTGTCCTTCGTAAACGATTGCACATAAGCATAGTAGGAAAAGGCCGAAGACAAAATAGAAcgtcaaaaaacatcttatattttgagacagagggagtattagctAATAAAATATAAGCCTGCATATTTCATTGCTGGTAGCCACCCTTGGTATCCACGAAGAAGAATGCATAACAGGCCCAATTACTTACTGGAGAACATGTGAAGCCATGAACAGTTCTGGCTCACCACCCCACACATGTGGCTGCCTAATCTGGGAAACATATGTATCGAAATCGCCCTCAACAAACCTGTCCGTCATTGATGCAAGGAAATGCAGCAGTTGAAAACGTACCAATAATAATTATCTATACCGCATTTACATTTTAAAATGAAGAAGAGCAAACATAACAGTAAGAGTGTGCATCGACTAACCATTCAGTCTCTTCTCGTCTAGTGACAAATTCATCGGCAACCTGTACAAAGAAGGATTTGTATAGAAGCTTTAGAGAATGAAAGGCAATCGCACCAGGAACAAAATACCTAGAAACACTCCAGACATACCATTGACCTCAATTCATCAGCTAGCTTTCTCTGAAGATCTTCATTAGGGATAGGTTTCCCCGAGCGGATGCATGCCCCATGAACCACGGAGCGGAATAAGCATCTCCCATCTCCTGGAATCCCTGCCAAATCCAGATAAAACAGTCACAAGCAGTAGCTTAATGGCATGCTGACGTATCCACAAAATATAAATTTCATAAAGGCACTCTATTTTTGTAACAGAAGCAATTATTAAGCCAAACACAAATGCATTTCTCACCGGTGACAGAATAATCCGTGTAGACTTTCTTCCCATGAGAAGATGACGCTGAAGTTTCTGCACAATTGATCTTTCTGTCCACAGGCATCTCGGCTCTTGCGATCCCTGAAACTGAAAAACCAAAGCAGAGCCCACCAGCCGTAGCTCCTATCTTCTGATGGACGCCTCTCCATTTCCAATTAGTACCCGACATTCTGTCACGTGAAAGCATGTCGAGCTTTACATTAAGACTGCCCTCTCTGGTTGACAATCCGCGATGCAATCGACGGCCCACTAAGCTGACAAAGTACTTGAGACTCTGCGCTTCAGAAGATCTTATGTTCTTATTATGAGAAGAATCGGTTACGCCCAATGTCATATGAGAACGGCTTGACTGCGGTCGGGAGCAGTTCCATAAGACCATACTCTGTGTGGCTCCTCCTTGGAACTGATTGGAATGAGCATACATACTAGTTGAGGCAGCTCGCCGCAAACAGATTGCAGGTGAATAGAGCCGCATCCAGCTCGAATAGTATCAGCTGCACATGTGCAGAGAAATGACAGTAAGAACTAGTGGAACATAAAAAATAGGGATAATACCATGACACAGACTAATGAGTAGGTCAATCCTAGTCCAATTGACATCTAGTAATACGCAACGGTGCACACCGGGAACTAACAACGTATTTCAGCCGAAACACAGTCCACAACAAGTATTAAGATAACTGCACATCTGCACTCCCAAGCATTCTCTCAGTAAAGTTGTGGACTGACAGACTCGATTGCCTATAGCAAACAACGCAACGCGTGGTATACTCTGCTTGCTCTACATAGCCCAAATCTGATGTCATCCTGAAGAAACACGGGAAACTAAATTATGAACTCCCAAGCAAGGGATAAGTGTGCCTAGAAATTTTCAGGAGGCCCCTCTCCGCGAAAAAAAACGCTCCCTCCCCCCGCGTCGCCTCCTCTGGCGGCTCGGGGGCAgccccatcgcgccgccgccggcccactcCCTCTCACCCCCatccgcttcgccgccgccggagagGACGCCGGCGAAGCCGCGCGTGCCCcagggatggtggcggcggggctcctTTGTGTCGGCGCTCGCCAGCTAGCGGGGATCCATCCGACGGCGCTGCAAGATCCGGTGTGGTGGCCCTCTTCGCCGGCGTCGGGGGGTGGATCCGGGGCTGCTCAGGCCGGATCCGCCGCGTGGTGGTGCGGGGCTGATGGCGGCGGGGTTGAGCGCGCGAGGTCCTGCTGGTCCGGTGTCTCGGGGCGGCTCGTCATGACTCTGTGGTGGGCGCTGGCTGGAGGAGGAGAGGCCCGGCGCAGCTGGCTGGTGATGGCGTGTCGCTGCGAAGCGCGCAGGCCGGTGGCGGCTTGGTGCTCCTCACCGCGGAGGCGCTCGTGCCAGGCCAGATCTGCGTTGCCTGGAGGTGAGGGCTCATGGCCGGCGCACGGCAGGTGAGGTGGTGATGCGGAGGGCCTGACGGGGTGTGGCAGAGGAGATGTGGCTCGATCTGGTGGGGGTGGCGCCAGCGGGAGGCAGTGCTGGGTTCTCACGGGCAGGTTGGTGGCGGCGCTGCGATGGCTCGGTCAAGATGGAGTCTTGCGAGCAGCGAGCTTTCGGTCATCCCTGTGCGGCGTGGAGAGCGGCGGTGCTTTCCTGGTGATGCCGGCCTGGGATTTCTCCGTGGAGAGGCGGGTCTGATTGTCGCAAGGTCGTTCCTTGGAGTGGGCGACGGCCGTTGCGGGCAGTCCTGGACCTGGCCGGAGGTGCTGGTTGGCTGCGGACCCTCGTGCAGGCTGGGAGTGGATGTGTGGCCGCGGTTTCCCTGCCGGGTGGTCGGTCGTTGGTCCTCGGCTATGCAGCTACTTCGGCAAGTGCTGCGGTGGCGGCGGTGTGAGGCTTCTTGGCAGTGCTACCAATCCCATGGAGGCGTGGTGATGGGCGAAGCGCGGATGAAAATTTTGCACGGCTTCTGCCGGGCCGACGGTGATGGCATCTGTGGATGtcattcccctccttggaggcattGTCGAGCGTGTTCGCCTCATCCCTCGCGCTCTCGGTGTTGGTGGATGTCTCCGGGTGAAAGCCTAGATTCGATGTTCTGATCGGCACGATGGCGGTGTCCTCGACGCCGCTCCTCTGTTGGGAGCATTGTGTTTGGAGACACGACTGGTTCCTCGTTGCTCTCCTCCGGTGTTCGCCACTATCCTTTTCTGATCTTCAGTGGCGCTATGTACGTTGGTCGTTGGTGAATCCAAGGCGGCGTCTTCCCGGATTGGATCGAGTCCTGCCATTCATCTGCCACTTTCTCTTAGGCGCTCAGGGTGGATGGTGCGTCGACAAGAGAAGTTCTGTGGAAGTGTGGTCTTCGGAGGTGTCTGGCGTCGATCGAGACGCGGTGCTGTGTATCAGTTTAGGATAGGCTTTTTGCATAGTAGCTTGCCTAGCGGTGGTGTTTGTTTGTGGTCTTGTCGGTGTGGTGTTCGTGCTACACTCGTTGTTCGCATCGAGCGGTAGCTTTCTTGTAACTAAattctgccttctataaagctatggtacgcctaggcgtactctcgaaaaaaaaaacTCCCAAGCAGGGGAAGCAAATGATTTATCTGCAAGAGTGTCGCCCAACATTCAGAAGCTATCTGATTATCCTCGGCAACAGGAACCGCGCCCAAAACGGCAGAGGCCGGCACGATGCCAGTCATGCCAGGGGGAGGAAGAATGCCCCGCCCCGCCGTTCTACtaaaaaattgcagcaaaatgCAGGTGAAATCTCTTGTGAATAACGTCGCCATGAACCAAATCGGAATTCGCGTGAAAAACACAGATCGGCAACGACGGGTATACGAGACAGAAGCGGGCATTACCGGCGTAGTTCGAGGGAGAGAGAATTCCCAATGACGCAGGCGAACGGGGACGGACGGGCGGGCGGGGTTCAGGTCAGGTCTATGAGATGAGAGTTGGCTTCCTCTTCCTTGGGCGGTGGGGAGAAGTGAGCGAGGGGCGAAAGGATAACCAAGCGAGCGGGCTGCGGGAGCTTGCTTGGGGCCGGAACAATGGCGGCGGTGGGAGGAAGAGGACGGGAGAGCAAGCGGCGAGCTCGGGTTTCCCAGGCTCCAGAGGATTCCAGAACCaccatttttttttgagaaatattcCAGAACCAACCAGGAAGAGGAAGAAGTAAGGCATGGATGGGCTTCATCTGTTGAGCTGGAGTGGGCCATACATTCATGCTTAGAATGCTTGCCCAAaacaaattgatgaacttttccgAATTCgtgattttaaaaaaaattgaaacgtttttaaaattcatgatttttttaaaaattgatgaaatattttccaattttatgaacttttttcaaaatcgtatgaaccttttcagttgtgtgattttttttcaaaattgatgacctTTTTCTCagatttgtgattttttttttgtttttctattttcacGAAGAGTCAACagtctgtttgactggtcaaccgattGAACCAGGCGACCGAGCACGAGCGAGTGAGCTTTTCTTTTTAGCGAGCCAACAAGCTTTTTTAGTGAGCCGATGTTAGCTAGGCTAGCCCATAGCGCGTGCGCATGAGCGGTTCTCCCCCAGGACCGAACTCGGCCATGACAACCAGGTACGAGTATGGCTAACCACCTAACCTACTACGTGCTAGTGACCTATTCCAGGGCAAATTATTTAAGAACATTTGTAGTCGCGTAATTTATTACACATGTGCTGTTTactgtagtgctttggtttttgaatTATTTAAAAACATTCTAATAAAAAGTTCATTAGTTTGAAAAAAATCAAGAATTTGGAAAAAGTTTATTGATTTTGAAAACAATATGGCGATTTCAGAAAAAGTTCgtccattttcaaaaaaaattcatgaatttttaaagTGATCCTCAGCATTGAAAAAAGATCACAAGTTTTTTCAAAAATCATCTATTTTTAAAAAGTTTACAAATAATTGAATTTTTTCATCAAATATGGAAAAAGTTCGTCAATTTAAAAGAAAGGTCCATCGATTTTGGAAAATCAATTTTAAAGgaatgttcatcaaatttgaaaaaagtttcatAAAATTGAAAAGGGGTTCATCAATTTTGAACAAGTTCGTTGATGAAAAAAGTTCGAGAATCTTAAAAAAAGTAAAAGGAAACGGAAAAAAGTAACGaggccaaaaaaaataaaaaataaacaaacaGGTTATTCGAAAAAGTATAAATGAATGTAACTAGCACAAACGAAATGATGCACCGTTGGTTACTGCGGTAGCACTATCTCCAGCAGTAATGCATAGGCGTAGAGTTCGAAtccccaccaaaaagaaaaaagagcaCCTGACCACCTGTCCTTTATCAATGTACACACACTGGCCTGATCTTTGTACAATCAACATGCATTGCATTGCACGCTCACAAATCACTAGCCGCCGTACACAAACATATTTTTATGAAACACGACACAAAATTGGTTTCACCACAAGGCGCCTAACCATATATGAGTTACGCTCGCCCATACACATATATTCAATCTTAGTTAATTGCACGATGACAGTGGTAACGAATCGTTATAGCCATGAAGCTCAAGCCTGCCCCCGTACTCCTCGGCTAGCTGGGACTCGTCGATGGAGTCACGGAGCGTGGCGTCGAGGTCCTTGTCGGCGATGAACACAAACTTCTCTTTGGTCTTATCATCGATGAAGGGGTACAACATCTTCCATGCCGCCATGAACACGTAGGGCACGTGGATCAGGAGCACCCTCCCCAGCCGCTCCGGGTAGTAGCTCTGCATGATATCCAGCGCCGCCACGTATGCTCGGATGTCGCAGTTCGCGTACCCCCAACCCCAAAGGTCCACCACCACTGCAAACTTTTCTTGTCCTGCCTGCAACCTATGTCAGCATATCAACACACATGCCTATTAGTATATTCTAGCGAGATTACTCATGCATTCAACTAATTGAACCTATATACCTAGTGCAGGTGTTATCGAGGATGTAGATGACATAGCGCTTGAACTCTTCGAGGTTGCGCTTGGCAGGGAAGttttttttttcgataaagggctttTCATTGAATTGAAATATCGAGTTGATACAACCGCATCAAAgatcacccggcctctgcatagctagatgcaGAGGTACACCAGCGGGCGTCCCTTCTTGTCGAAGCCCTGCATATAGAGCTTTGAGATAAATACACCCGTGGTCACTGAAGTTGAGACCAAAGCATGATACGGTCCCTGAACTTTAGAATACGCTCAATACGGTCATTAAATACGAGTTGTGGTAATTATACGGTCACTGACTCGCCGTAGAGCTCCGTATTTTGTCTAGTTGACCGGTCAAAATAGTCAGCTTACCGAGGGTTCCATATAAACTACTGTACTATTACCTAAAAAAAAAGAGCTGCTATGCTACGTTTTGACATAATCCGTCTGTGTAAAGGTTTCTTTTATCCCGCTTGCCACGGCGCCATAAGCTAGTATGTTGACTGCTAGTGCCtgcatggtgtgtgtgtgtgtgtgtgtgtgtgtgtgtgtgtgtgtgtgtgtgtgtgtgtgtgtgtgtgtgtgtgtgtgtgtgtgtgtgtgtgtgtgtgtgtgtgtgtgtgtgtgtgtgtgtgtgtgtgtgtgtgttgcattTGTGTTGTGTGTGATTTTTTTTTCTTATGTTGTGTGTGTATCGTGTGTGCGTGTTGGTGTGTGTTCCTGCGTGTGTGCGGCCTCAACATGATGCTGCGTGGAGGCGGGACGAGCATGGCCTGCTCACTGCCTGCTACGGCCAACGCGCTTCGGCTTGACAAGTTTGATGTTGACGCGCTCATGTATGGAGTCTTGCTCGAGTCGCTCTTGATCACTTGCCGGATCAGCCCCTTCAAGAACCTCATCACCTTGTCACGATCGATGGCCCTAGCTCCCGTCTCGTCCAGTGCTCTAAGTCTGGGACCGCGCCACCGCACGGTTGCCTTCGTCTCCGGCCGGTCGTCAAGCAACAACGACAAAGACATGCTGCAGGAGATGTCGCAGGACGGCGTCGATCATGGGCAAGCTTGGCCGCAGCACGATGAACCGGGCGTCGCCTTAGATGGCGCACGCCAGCTAAGTAATGTAAGTCTGACCCTGATTGTATTCATTATCACAATATGCTCATATACAGTTTTGAAGACTAGGGTGATGCACGCCTCCATGCAGGAGATTACGCAGCTAAGTAATGTAgttgcacgcctccatgcagctaCGTCGCGTTATATACGGCACGTAGCCGGGTCGGGCTCTCGTGCTGGGTTCCCAGCACGCACCCCAGCACGCACTATCATGCAGGGCGAATCAGAGGCCAGCACGTGTCCTGGTGGACCCCACCACTTAAACAACCCAGCATATCTCTCTGATTGCAGTTAGGTTCTAGAAAATCAGCGAAACCACATCTTTCTCTCCCGCGTAACAACAGATTGCCACCAAAATCTCTTTCGTGGCTTCATCCTTTGTCCTACCAATCTATTTCCATTGTTACCCACCCCGGATGGGAGGAGAATAGATCAAGATTGACAGAAAATTGTCCTCTCCGTGGATCAACATCTACGGTGTTCTTCAGCATGGACGGAGCTCCTGGCACTTCGTCGTCTGTAGGTATGTTCTTGCTCCTGCAATGCAATGTACAGATTATTAACACTCTTGATCATACGAAGGTGATAAGATTAAAAGAAACAAACAAATAAAGAGTTGAATGTATGACATGTAAATTAGTCCTTCAGAAATAGCTCCCCATACTTCATCTTACTTAGCCCTTCGGAATTGCATTATAATTCTGTTACTGATGATCACTCCTATGATGGTGTGCACATTATGCATCAGAGTACCACCTAAGTTTGTGCTAAATTTTCTTGCATGAGATTTCTCCTTTGACTTATTCTCTTTTTTGATAACTCTAATAATAGAGATTACTGTATCAAAGAAAAAATCAATATTTTGCTAATGCTATTGTGACTACCATGTGTTGTTTTGCAACACATTTTGTACCATCTTTAAGAGCTTTTCATGTTACGCTAAAACCAGGACTGAATATCGTGTGACTTTTTACTCTGTGTGTTGTCCATCAACTAATTAGTATATGATGAATTTTATGTTGTGTAGATCATGGCACCACAAATGTGGGAGAGACAGGTGGAAATACAaatgattattacatcaaaaggtTAAAACCAGAGATAGGAATGGAATTTGAAAATGACGATATAGCATATGAGTTTTACAATGCATATGCAGGACATGTAGGTTTCAGTGTCAGGAAATCTTGGCATGATAAATCCTCGACTACTAATGTTATTCGAACAAAGAAATTTGTATGCTCAAAGGCAGGTTACAAGGACAAGAGCAAGGAAGAATGTCAGAGGAAGCGAGCAGATACAAGAGTTGGTTGTCTGGCAGAGTTGACCATCAAAATAAGTACTATGGTAAATATGTTATAAGCAGCTTTGAGGATGCTCATAATCATGAACTCGTAACTCCAAGCAAAGCCCATCTACTGCGTTCCCAAAGAAGAATTACAGAAGGTCAGAAGGCCCAAATTGACATACTGAATGATTCAGGTATCAGACCAAAATCTGGCCATGAAGTGATGAGTAGACAAGCAGGGGGTCGGCAGTGTCTTAGCTTCGGTCAAAAAGATTATAAAAATTATCTCCGATCAAAGCGTATGCAATCAATCCAAGAAGGAGATACAGGTGCCATTCTTCAATATCTACAGAACAAGCAGATGGAAAATCCTTCCTTTTTTATGCTATACAAGTAGATGAAGATGAGATGATAACCAATATATTTTGGGCAGATGCAAGATCAATATTAGATTATCACTACTTTGGTGATGTGGTATGCTTTGACACAACCTTTAAGACAAATAGTTATGGCAGACCATTTGCCCCTTTTGTTGGTGTCAACCATCATAAACAAACAGTGGTTTTTGGAGCTGCATTATTGTATGATAAAACATCTGAGACGTTTGAATGGTTGTTTGAAACATTCAAAAGGGCCATGTCAGGAAAAGAACCAAAGACAATATTGACCGATCAATGTGCTGCCATTATTAGTGCCATTGGCAAGGTTTTTACTGAGTCAATACATCATCTATGTGTGTGGCACATGTATCAGAACGCCGCAAAACATTTGAGTCATGTTTTCCAAGGTT encodes the following:
- the LOC123105457 gene encoding OVARIAN TUMOR DOMAIN-containing deubiquitinating enzyme 4, coding for MRLYSPAICLRRAASTSMYAHSNQFQGGATQSMVLWNCSRPQSSRSHMTLGVTDSSHNKNIRSSEAQSLKYFVSLVGRRLHRGLSTREGSLNVKLDMLSRDRMSGTNWKWRGVHQKIGATAGGLCFGFSVSGIARAEMPVDRKINCAETSASSSHGKKVYTDYSVTGIPGDGRCLFRSVVHGACIRSGKPIPNEDLQRKLADELRSMVADEFVTRREETEWFVEGDFDTYVSQIRQPHVWGGEPELFMASHVLQMPITVYMHDEDVGGLITIAEYGQEYGKEDPIQVLYHGFGHYDSLQIQKT